Genomic window (Phragmites australis chromosome 5, lpPhrAust1.1, whole genome shotgun sequence):
CCATGCCCGGCCACGCCTCCTCTTAGACACCGTGTCCTGCCACCTCCTCTTACCTTCTTCGTCGTATCAAATACCAATGGCTCATTGTTGTAGGGTTCGCTAAATTCTTATGAACCCTAACTCAACTGGATGGTGATCCAAAGATAAGGCATTAGACTGATTTTCTAAAAACTTAAGTTAGCGGACTTACAACAAATCCAATAAAATGTGACACCCAATTAGGTCTAAACATGCTCTACTTACCCGCACGCTGGGCAAACTACACACTTGTACCAACAATGCGCCCAAAGGTACGTGGGTGTCACACTCTTCGGCCCAGATTGGACTCCACGCTCTTTCTATTTTTCAATCATGTGTCTTGATCACATTAATTCTACCAAGCAAGCAACTCAACATGCCTAGATAGGTTTGAGCCTTTGTTTGCGGACCATACTATTTCAAAATTCATATATACATGCTAGTTATTCCTAGCATGTGAAGTTGAATATGATGGATCGATCATCAATTCATCATCCTACTTACATACAAAAGTGAACGCTATGTTGCCTGTAGGTGACCACTGCATTTGATTGTTGGCATACCAAAATGCTCCACGCGATTGGTGGTGACGCATTGAAAGCTTCATTACTGTAGGTAGGAATCAAGAAATGGAGTTAGGTATCAAGAAAAGGAGATCATTGGGGATCATCGCTATGGAGCTATTTGCCAAGATGGGTGGAAATATAATGATAGACCCTCTTATGTTTGATATTATGATTCATTCATGTAATTGCTTGCCCCCCTATGAACTcagcttgatgatgaacttaaGGACCCGGCTATGTGCACGGAAAGGTGTAAAGGCTGGAATGTACTttcttttatctaaaaaaaaaagtcaacaTTGAAGGGAAGAACTGAATTTATACTGGTGTTTGCACACAAATGTTTAGCAATGTGAGGTGCAGAATCCTCCTCCATTTCCTGGACATGTGGAGCTCAAATGAAGCACAATGGAGCTCGTGGCCGCAAACAAGCAACCGTTGAATCTTGCGTACCGTTGCTATATTAAGCTTGTTCATCCTGAAGGCACAAGGTTTCCAAACATTCCCCCAAGGCACAACGACATTCTTAGATAATGAGCGATCTCCTCGTATGTAGCTAGCCATCGTCGCTTCACCTTGGTTTGGTTGTTCTTCAATGGATCATCGTCCGAAGCGCTTAGCGGCGCTTCTCCTCCGCATCGCCGTCGTCTTCCTCCCCTCGCTCCTGGTGACCACCGCCGTCGCGCACAATGACTACGGCGTGCACAAGAACTACCTCGTCATCGTGCGCACGCCGTACGAGTACGACAGGAACTTGTACAAGGACGTGTCGAGCTGGCACGCGTCGCTGCTGTCGTCCGTGTGCGACATGGCTGAGGAGGAGCTCTCCAAGGACCCGTCCGCCATGGCGCGCCTCCTCTACTCCTATCGCAACGTCGTGAATGGCTTTGCGGCGCGCGTCACCGAGGAGGAGGTGTATGAGATGACCAAGAAGGACTGGTTCGTCAAGGCCATACCGGAGAAGACATACAAGCTGATGACCACGCACACGCCGCAGATGCTCGGGCTAACCGGCAAAGCGTTCCACGGAGGCATGTGGAACAGGAGCAACATGGGAGAGGGAATTATAATTGGCGTCCTCGACGATGGCATCTGCCCCGGGCACCCGTCGTTCGACGCGACGggcatgccgccgccgcccgccaagTGGAAGGGCCGGTGCGACTTCAACAGTTCGGTGTGCAACAACAAGCTCATCGGCGCGCGGTCGTTCTACGAGTCGGCGAAGTGGAAGTGGAGAGGTATCGACGACCCGGTGCTGCCCGTCAACGAAGGCTCGCATGGGACGCACACGTCGAGCACGGCGGCTGGGGCGTTCGTGCCCGGGGCGAACGTCATGGGCAACGGGCTCGGCACGGCCGCCGGCATGGCCCCCCGTGCGCACATCGCGCTCTACCAGGTTTGCTTCCGGGAGAATTGCGACCGCGACGACATACTCGCAGCGCTGGACGACGCCGTCGAAGAAGGCGTCGACGTGCTCTCGCTCTCGCTCGGTGACGACGAGGCCGGAGACTTCGCATACGATCCCATCGCGGTCGGAGGGTACACCGCCATCATGAAAGGGGTCTTTGTCAGCGCGGCCGGTGGGAACATGGGCCCGGACCCAGCAACAGTGGCCAACGAGGCGCCGTGGCTGCTCACCGTGGCGGCAGGCACAACTGACCGGAGGTTCGTGGCCACCGTGAAGCTTGGCAATGGGGTCGAGCTCGACGGCGAGTCGCTCTTCCAGCCGAAGAACTTCCTGAGCGTGCAGCGGCCGCTGGTAAGGGACATCGGCGACGGTACGTGCTCCGACGAGAGAATCCTAACGCCGCAGTACGTCGGCGGAAAAATAGTCGTTTGCGACGGCGGTGGCAATTTGACCGCCCTCCAGAAGGGGGAAAAGCTACGCAACGGTGGCGCTGCTGTCATGATCATCGTCACCCTCAAGGTATTTGGCTCGGTGATCCAACCCAAGGCGCACGCCCTCCCAACGTTGCAGGTGGTTTACACGACGGGACAGAAGATCAAGGCATACATGAACTCCACGGACAACCCGACGGCCGAGCTGATCTTGAAAGGCACGGTGCTCGGCAACCGCAAGTCGCCGGTCGTGGCGGCGTTCTCGTCACGGGGGCCGAGCAAGCAAAACCAGGGGATTCTCAAGCCCGACATCACGGGCCCTGGAGTGAACATCATCGCCGGCGTCCCCAAGCCGGCGGGGCTCATGACGCCTCCCAATCCACTGGCGGCCAAGTTCGACATCATGTCCGGCACGTCCATGGCCACGCCGCACCTCAGCGGGATCGCCGCGGTAATCAAGAAAGCGCACCCGACGTGGTCGCCGGCAGCGATCAAGTCGGCCCTGATGACAACGGCCGACACATTGGACCACCGCAGGATGCCGATAGCCGACCAGAGCGGGTACCCCACCAACCTGCTCGCGCTGGGTGCCGGCTTCGTCAACCCGATGAAGGCCCTGAGCCCGGGGCTCGTGTACAACTTGACGGCAGTGGACTACATCCCCTACCTGTGCGGGCTCGGGTACAGCGACCATGAGATCAACTCGATCATCCACCCGTTGGCGCCGGTGTCGTGCAAGCAGCTGACCGTCGTCGAGCAGAAGGACCTAAACTACCCGTCCATCACAGCGTTCCTGGACCGGGAGCCCTACTCCGTGAACGTCAGCCGCGCCGTGACGAATGTCGGGCGCGGCAGGGCCGTTTACGTCGCGAAGGTTGAGGTGCCGAGGACGCTGTCGGTGACGGTGACGCCGGACACGCTCAGGTTCAAGAAGGTGAACCAGGTGAAGGCGTTCACGGTCACCATCAGGAGCGTGGGCGGGCGGATGAAGGCGGGGATCGCTGAGGGGCAGCTCAAGTGGGTCTCGCCCAAGAACGTCGTGCGCAGCCCGATCCTCGTGTCGGCCAAGAAGTTCGTCCAGGATAACTCAACTACTGCTCATCTGAGTCATTAGTAGCTATTACTTGCCAGAAATGATCAGCAGATTAGAGGACATCGACTCGCAAAGCTTGTTGTTAATCGCCTTTGGAAATGATCAGTAGTTTGGTGTTGCTGTAGTCTCCTCTCTCCTTCATTTTTAGTACTATGTCTTTGGCCAAAATGTACATCGCGGGATGGCCAAAATGTTTCCATACATCTTAGCGAGAAACAAGTGGAGCTTGCTTCTCATCTAAACTAATGCTGTCTTACATGTGGGCCTTCCTGTTAGTTGATgttcaaaagttaaaaaaaaaaactactcccCTCCCTTGGGCTCTATCTGGTATGTTCCTCTGGCCCAACAATCCCCCGACCCATctcctttccctctcttctGGCCTCTTCCCCCTCTCTCCCCCACCGGCCCATCTCTCCCTCCGACCCagttccctctccctctcccatgGCCCAGCCTAGCCATGCCTCCGTCTTCCTCCTCACGCGCGCACAACATTACTCGTCGCCTCGTCCCTTTCCTCGGAACGGGACATGGCGACCGTGCCTGACCCCTACCTCCCACGCACTCCCTCCGAGACTACAACACCGTGTTGCATCCTGGTCGCTGATGAACCACGCCGCGCGCACACGCAAAGCACTCACACGCCTGTCCCCTACCGTGAGCCCCTCCCGAGCTCGCCGTCCCCCACCTCCACACCGGCCGCCTCCGCCTATAAAAGGGCACCCGCTTGAGCCTTGCCACCCAAGCCCGCCGACATCACAAGCAAGGTAATCGTCCCCTCGCCCTCCTTCACTCCCATCACTCCCatcgccctctctctctctctctctctctctctctctctctctctctctctctctctctctctctctctctctctcctcgtcgAGCACCgagcctcctctctccctcaatATCACCCTCCTGCTCAAATCTAACACCGTCAAGCTACCCAAAGCATCCCTGCCACCACATCCACCCTCTCATGTacctctctcccctcctctgGCCTTCACTGAGCTCCCCGCGCGATCTCCCTAAGCCGCGCCAATGGCGGCACACCACCAAACCTCCCCGCCCCCTCTTCCACCCTGCCACCTTGCAAAGCGGGTTCTAATTCCCCAGCCTTGACCTTCCTCCATGTTCCCTTGTCGTCGAAAATGGCAACTGGATGGTCATTCCAGCGAGCCTCTGGCGAATCTTCTGTTGCGGGTTGCATCTCGGCAGGCGGCGCCACTCGATGCCGTTCGGCGGTCAACGTTGTCTCCTCCACCGTCCCCCTCTCTCTGTGTGTAAACCCGACAGGTGGACTAGCTGCTGATGTCGTCTAGCGCGTCGCACCCCTCTAGGCAAACTGGTCCGCCTCAGCCCAAAGGCTAGCCCATCAGCATAGTCATAGCCCAACTCTGGCCCATTCGCACAATGTCAGCCCACCTCCATAAAACCAGCCCAAATAAACAGTATCAACCCAATAGCTCAATACCAAGTCCAACAAAAAAATACAGAAAAAgaaatttttcctttttctttttctagatttaatttttagaagcccgtttctcctcttTTGCAACTCCAAATTCGACGATTCTTTTGCCAATATGCATCTAAATTCAATCCCTATCCATTTCcataaatttcataatttttagattttattgtattttgtttttatttattttatttttgtgtgCCTCGCTTTAGAGATCGGAGTGTTTGAGGAGGAGCCGGAAACGCAGGACTTCGAGCAGGACCCCCTTGACGATTTCAATGGAGGCAAGTCCCGATCTGTTTTTCCTTGTTGATCATATTGGACCAAGATTTTATCACCACAACCCATAGCAACCCTTTcccaccaaataattgcataaatTATTACTTATCGACataatttaaattgttgatctagttatgtCCTAATTTAGATTAGCTAGCCTAATTGCTTTTGACCTGAATATAACCTTGGTAACCCTAGAATTAACTTCTCGGCAATATTAATTATGCTAAGATGAACCTCTTGCTATTAGCATGCTTAGGACTATGTAATACACTGTTATTTCATGATCTACCATAATTAGTTTTGCGAGCTGTGTGTAAAAGGTTGTACTTTGTTGATATGTGGGTTATCAGGATGGGAAGACTAATCGAATAACTGATAACTAAAGAGAACCTATTAGAATTAGGGCAAATTAGGGTTCCCACTAGGAATGCCTTGGGTGGTTAAGTGATGTCTGTGTGGTAGGCTTAATGCGAAGATGTTTGTCTTAGCTcgattaaggaccgagttgataTGACATCTTACCTAGTCTTCACAGTACAACCACTCGACCTTATATATGGCAGGGTTTATTCTAAACGCCACTAGCTAGTCTACTAGTCGTTTGGAGGCAGGAGTGCAACGGGAGGCAAGGAGCAGGTGCAAGTAGATGCAGGCTTATCGGCTTAGTTTTAGGTCAGGAACTCCTGGTTATCTCCTGTAGGCGACTAGTTGGATGATGCTAAGGTGGGTAATGGTTTTGTTGAGTCGTACTGTCATGATGGTGGTATGTTGCCAAGCTCagcttatgggtaaagtgtacgactCTCGAGAGGTgaaactatttgaatagtcgtgtccacggtcatggacgaaCTACGGTTCATtcacaacaactagcatggTTTGCGTGCGTTTCCCTTGGAGTATGAGTGGACAAGGTGTgcccatttttttaaaaaaataggttcGATAGTATGTCGTGGATTGCCGTGGATGGAGTGTCTGGTGATATTAAAACTTGGACCCTAGTGACCTTCCACCACGGCCGAACCCTACCTTCTTTTAATAATGATAATATGTTTTTCATAAGCTACCTTATGAAAGTAAACCCTTGCATATGAAAACTTGGTAGTTCCACAAATAAAACTTATAGCTGTACCCTCATCAATactgtatgcatgtatttataccccttgatGTAAGGTAAGGGTTGAGACTTGCTGAGTATGTTTGTACTCACCTTTgtttatgatttta
Coding sequences:
- the LOC133917641 gene encoding subtilisin-like protease 4, which encodes MAEEELSKDPSAMARLLYSYRNVVNGFAARVTEEEVYEMTKKDWFVKAIPEKTYKLMTTHTPQMLGLTGKAFHGGMWNRSNMGEGIIIGVLDDGICPGHPSFDATGMPPPPAKWKGRCDFNSSVCNNKLIGARSFYESAKWKWRGIDDPVLPVNEGSHGTHTSSTAAGAFVPGANVMGNGLGTAAGMAPRAHIALYQVCFRENCDRDDILAALDDAVEEGVDVLSLSLGDDEAGDFAYDPIAVGGYTAIMKGVFVSAAGGNMGPDPATVANEAPWLLTVAAGTTDRRFVATVKLGNGVELDGESLFQPKNFLSVQRPLVRDIGDGTCSDERILTPQYVGGKIVVCDGGGNLTALQKGEKLRNGGAAVMIIVTLKVFGSVIQPKAHALPTLQVVYTTGQKIKAYMNSTDNPTAELILKGTVLGNRKSPVVAAFSSRGPSKQNQGILKPDITGPGVNIIAGVPKPAGLMTPPNPLAAKFDIMSGTSMATPHLSGIAAVIKKAHPTWSPAAIKSALMTTADTLDHRRMPIADQSGYPTNLLALGAGFVNPMKALSPGLVYNLTAVDYIPYLCGLGYSDHEINSIIHPLAPVSCKQLTVVEQKDLNYPSITAFLDREPYSVNVSRAVTNVGRGRAVYVAKVEVPRTLSVTVTPDTLRFKKVNQVKAFTVTIRSVGGRMKAGIAEGQLKWVSPKNVVRSPILVSAKKFVQDNSTTAHLSH